From Deinococcus aquiradiocola:
GGCAGAGAGGTGGCCCGATAACCCGAGCGCCGGTGGCCCGATCAGCTCAGCACAGGTGGCCACGTCGACTGAGCGCGGGTGGCCCGAATGGGTGAGCATACGCAGACTCGGCAGGTCCGGGCCGACCTGAGTCGTCCCCTGAGCAACCTGACGCTGATCAGCCGTTCAGCCGCGTGACTTCCGCTGATTTCCCTGGGAGCCTGAAGCTCTCGATCGGCATGCGTGTCGAGTACCGCGAAAGAAGCTGGCAGGTCACGCACCTGGACGGTGTGGAGGTCAGGCTGACAGATGGGTCCGGCCAGGTGGAGACACTGCCATTCCATCGGTTCACCGAGCTTCCGTCGATCCGAAGGATGGTCGACCAGCATCGGATAGATCAGCCGAAAACCTTCAACGGACACCTAGATGCAATATTTGACTCGTTACCAGCAGAGCTGAAAGCCGAAGCCCTGGAACGCTTGGCGCAGTTACACGAGGCTCTGACAGGATTCCGTTCCGGGGACCCCACCCGTCCTGAGGCTAATGAGCCGCAGGCACAGTACGACCCGTCACGCCACACAGAAGCTGCACGTTTCAAAGCCAAAGCAGCAGAGTTAACTGCACAGAAGATGAAAGTGTCTGCCCGTACCCTCCGGTTCCAGCGCGACGAATACCAGCGCCGCGGCCTGCTCGCCCTGGTCGACGGCCGCAAACTCCGGAGCAGCCTGCCACTGGGTCGGCATCCCGTAGAGGTGATCCAGACTGCCAAGACTGTGATCAGCAATGCCACGAACGCCCCGACCGTTACCAGACAGAAGCACGTGGGCGACATTCAGCAGAAGCTGAAGGCCGACATGAAAGCAGGAAAAGTACAACTGCAGAAAGGGATTCCTTCATACTCGGGCATCGTCCGGCTGCTCGACCGGCTGAGCGTCAAACAGTACACCTACGGCTCAGCCAAACTTCGAATGTCCATGGCAGGTCGTCCACAGCGGATGTACCAGATGCTGATGCCGACGCGTGTCGGAGAGTACGTCGTCATCGACGCAAGCACATACGATGTCTGGGGGTTCGACAGCATCACCGGTAAGAAAGTCAGGCATCGACTGGTGGTTGCCATCGATGTCTTCAGCCGCTGCATCCTCTCAGCAAGATTCTTCGAGAATGACCCGAAGGGAATTGACGTCACGTTCATGCTGTACGACATCATTGCGCCGAAGGTCGCACCATCCGACTGGCCGGAACAGGCGATGCTGCCGTACATTGGCATCCCCGAATCTTTGAGCCTGGAACTGCACGGGCTCAAGCCGGGCACCCGCCTGAAGGGAATCCCCTTCGCCCGCCCGGACAACCTGACAATCGACAACGGCAAGATCTTCGTCAGCAAGGTCTTCGAGAGCGCCTGCGAGCGGCTCGGCATCAGCCTGATCATCGCGCGGCCCTATACCGGTAATGACAAGGCGCACGTCGAACGCTTCTTCGAGACGGCACGCGACGGCTTCTGTATCCACCTCCCCGGATACACCGGCAACAATCCCATGAACCGCGGCGCCAATCCTGAGGCGGACGCGTACTACTTTCGACATGAACTGGAGGCTGAATTTCACCTGTGGCTTTCGAGGGTGTACCACGTACGGCAGCATGCGGGGTTGCGGGAGCACGAAGTCCCGGCAGTGGAGCACACGCCAATCGAGAAGTTCCGTGCAGGGATCAACGCTTCCGGATACCTGCACGTCCCCAACGATCAGAACCTGTACCAGCAGCTGCTCGAGACGGAATGGCGCAAGATCCACGCCTACGGCGTCGAATGCTACGGCATCTATTACGACGCGCCAGAGCTGACGCCGTATCGGAACACCTCCTGCACTTACAGCATCGGGAAAGGTGGCAGATGGCCGTTCAAGGTCGACCCGAGGGATCTGCGTTACATCCATTTTCAGCTTCCCGACACCGGGGCCTGGATCCGACTCACCCGGCGTGACGCGAAATTCGCCGACATACCGTTCACGGCCTTCAATCTCCAGCTCGCCCGGGAGAAGGTGATTGCTGAAGGCGGGAAGGTTCGCAGCCACAACGACGTCTCAGACGCACTTGAAGAACTGCTTTCCAATCAGCGCACACAGGTGGCGCAGAACAGGGCGCAGCGTCGGCGGGAAGTGAAGGCGCTCCATCAGTTTGAACGTGCTCTGGCTGATCAGGGCCAGCTCAGTCAGCAGGAGGCTGCCAGCCGTGCCATGGACGTGGCTGAAAGACTCCAGAACCCGGAGACGCCCGAGGTCATGCTCAGACCGGGTAAGGGCTTCGGCAATGTCGACGAGCTTGAGCGCAATGTCGCCAACGTCTTCGCCAGGGGTGCCACGTCCTTCTGGAACAGCGATGAGGAAGAAGAATGACCAGACGCGCAAGCAGCCGGACAGTCAAGCTGACGGAACCTGTCAAGCTGACAGGCCTGACCACCAGAGAACTGATCACGAACGTTCGGGGCTGGCGTAACTTCGTGAACCGCCCTGTCCCAGCACGTCCAGTCCTGCCGAACAGGCGAACCCGGAATGCCTGGAGCATGTCTGAGCTCAAGGCCTTCAACCGCTCGCGGCACCTGTACCACGCGACCTGTCCGCCCATCGCCACGCCAGACCTGCAGGACTTTCACAGCCAGATGCTGCTGCAGATCGAGCGGAATCTGGACGGCGATGACGGTGCCTGCCCGGGCGGACTGCTGGACGGCCTGGGCACCCTGGGAAAAACGACCATTCTCAAGCACCTCGGAAAACGGTTCGAGCAGCAGTTCATCGAGAATTACCCGGCTGAGGATGCAGAACAGCAGGACCTGGTCATTCCCGTCGCCATCGTCACGATGACCTCCGGAGCGTCTCCCAAGGACCTGAGCCTGAGCCTTGCCCGCTACTACGATCTGGTACTGCCTGACAACACCAAAAGTATCACCAGAACGGACATCACGGCAGCCGTGATCAGGGCAGCCCATCTGCACCAGACCAAGCTGATCCTGGTCGA
This genomic window contains:
- a CDS encoding DDE-type integrase/transposase/recombinase, whose protein sequence is MTSADFPGSLKLSIGMRVEYRERSWQVTHLDGVEVRLTDGSGQVETLPFHRFTELPSIRRMVDQHRIDQPKTFNGHLDAIFDSLPAELKAEALERLAQLHEALTGFRSGDPTRPEANEPQAQYDPSRHTEAARFKAKAAELTAQKMKVSARTLRFQRDEYQRRGLLALVDGRKLRSSLPLGRHPVEVIQTAKTVISNATNAPTVTRQKHVGDIQQKLKADMKAGKVQLQKGIPSYSGIVRLLDRLSVKQYTYGSAKLRMSMAGRPQRMYQMLMPTRVGEYVVIDASTYDVWGFDSITGKKVRHRLVVAIDVFSRCILSARFFENDPKGIDVTFMLYDIIAPKVAPSDWPEQAMLPYIGIPESLSLELHGLKPGTRLKGIPFARPDNLTIDNGKIFVSKVFESACERLGISLIIARPYTGNDKAHVERFFETARDGFCIHLPGYTGNNPMNRGANPEADAYYFRHELEAEFHLWLSRVYHVRQHAGLREHEVPAVEHTPIEKFRAGINASGYLHVPNDQNLYQQLLETEWRKIHAYGVECYGIYYDAPELTPYRNTSCTYSIGKGGRWPFKVDPRDLRYIHFQLPDTGAWIRLTRRDAKFADIPFTAFNLQLAREKVIAEGGKVRSHNDVSDALEELLSNQRTQVAQNRAQRRREVKALHQFERALADQGQLSQQEAASRAMDVAERLQNPETPEVMLRPGKGFGNVDELERNVANVFARGATSFWNSDEEEE